The genome window GTGTACGTGGGCGGGACCGTCGACGAAGCGTCGCCATCGGGCTCGAACGACTTCGCCGTGCTCAAATACTCCCCTTCCGGGCGCTTGCTGTGGTCGACGTTGTACGACGGGCCCTCCCACGGCCAAGACGACTGCTTCGACCTGGCCTTGTCACCCGACGGATCGCTCTACGCCGTCGGACGGACGGCGACCCTCACGTCGTCGACGGACTACGTGACGTTGAAGCTCGACGCGGCGACGGGTGCGATCGTCTGGACCCGACTTTTCGACGGCCCGGCCGGCTCGATCGATCAAGCCATGGCCGTGGCGACGGACGCCCAGGGCAACGTGTTCGTCACCGGCGAGGTCTGGGCCGACCACGTCCCTTTCAGCAACGGCGACTATTGCACGCTCAAGTATCTGCCTGACGGAACGCTGGCCTGGAGCCGGACGTACAACGGGCCGGCCAACTTCATCGCGATCAGCGACCAACCCCGCGCGATCGTGGTCGACTCCCACGGTGACGTCGTCGTGACCGGAGACTCGCCTTTTAGCGACAACGCTGACGACATGTTGACCGTGAAATACAGGTCGTCCGACGGTGCCGAGCTGTGGACCGCACGGTACAGCGCCCTTCCTTCCAGCGAGAACGCGGTTTCGCTCGCGATCGGTCCGGACGACGACGTTCTCGTGGGCGGCAACACTCAGACGAACGGGCTCAGGGTCACCCTGATGCGTCTGAAGTCCACGACGGGTGCGACCCTTTGGCAGGTCGACGACGCTTTTCCCCATGGCGGGCGGCTTGCGAACCGTTCGAGCATGGCCGTTTCACCGACGGGCGATCTGGCGATATCGGTCACATACGACCCGGACCTGGACAACAGCAACTTGAACTACAACATCCAGACGTCCAAGTACCGCTATGCGGACGGCTTCCGCGAATGGAGCGTCAGTACGGGCACGTCGGCGACCTTCGACGGACAAGCCGCGACGAGCGTGGCCTTCGACCGTGAAGGCGACGTATGGGTCGGTGGCGGCGAGCTCGTCGTTCCCAAGAACCTCGCGTCAGCATGGCGTTTCTCGGGCCTGAACGGAGAACTGCTGTGGCAAGGTGTCGCCGACGGCCCCCGCCAGCCGGACAAAGTCATCCGACTTCGGACGACCCGCCAAGGGGACGTGATCTT of Armatimonadota bacterium contains these proteins:
- a CDS encoding PQQ-binding-like beta-propeller repeat protein, yielding MKRLWMLLTLCALPHLTSAQYSLAWIRQFDGPDKLVDRPAEAIVDAYGNVYVGGTVDEASPSGSNDFAVLKYSPSGRLLWSTLYDGPSHGQDDCFDLALSPDGSLYAVGRTATLTSSTDYVTLKLDAATGAIVWTRLFDGPAGSIDQAMAVATDAQGNVFVTGEVWADHVPFSNGDYCTLKYLPDGTLAWSRTYNGPANFIAISDQPRAIVVDSHGDVVVTGDSPFSDNADDMLTVKYRSSDGAELWTARYSALPSSENAVSLAIGPDDDVLVGGNTQTNGLRVTLMRLKSTTGATLWQVDDAFPHGGRLANRSSMAVSPTGDLAISVTYDPDLDNSNLNYNIQTSKYRYADGFREWSVSTGTSATFDGQAATSVAFDREGDVWVGGGELVVPKNLASAWRFSGLNGELLWQGVADGPRQPDKVIRLRTTRQGDVILVGTTGVDVGTGDSDVQTLKFSRKLPRPVSPSGR